The Parabacteroides sp. AD58 genome includes a window with the following:
- a CDS encoding adenosylcobinamide-GDP ribazoletransferase, translating to MLHLLAAFIFFTRLPFWRLAEVPGEYFKHVVSWWPLVGWFTAGVSVLVLYASSLILPDAVAVLLAILTRLLITGCLHEDGLADFFDGFGGGTSRERILAIMKDSHIGSYGVIGLIGYFALYYTLLSSLPLTVAGAAMLAGDPFSKGVSAMIINRLPYARKEEEAKNKTVYSRMTATEYLICLIPACLSLYWLSGIVYAGAALFPIVVWYLLTSLMKHKIQGYTGDCCGALFLLCELSFMLGIVIIHTLS from the coding sequence ATGCTTCACCTATTAGCCGCATTCATATTCTTCACCCGGCTTCCCTTCTGGCGTCTGGCCGAAGTGCCGGGTGAATATTTCAAGCACGTCGTCAGCTGGTGGCCGCTGGTCGGCTGGTTTACGGCAGGTGTAAGTGTTCTGGTACTGTATGCCTCATCCCTTATTCTGCCGGACGCAGTAGCCGTCCTGTTGGCAATCCTGACCCGCCTCCTGATAACCGGCTGTCTGCATGAAGACGGACTGGCCGATTTCTTCGACGGATTTGGCGGAGGAACCAGTCGGGAAAGGATTCTGGCCATCATGAAAGACTCGCATATCGGCAGCTATGGGGTAATCGGGCTGATCGGATACTTTGCCTTGTATTATACGCTGTTGAGCAGTTTGCCTCTGACCGTAGCCGGAGCGGCCATGCTTGCCGGCGATCCGTTCAGCAAAGGCGTTTCGGCCATGATCATCAACCGCCTGCCTTATGCCCGAAAAGAAGAGGAAGCGAAAAACAAGACGGTCTACAGCCGTATGACAGCTACAGAATACCTGATTTGTCTGATTCCGGCCTGTCTGTCACTCTACTGGCTTTCCGGCATTGTTTACGCAGGCGCCGCTCTCTTCCCTATCGTAGTCTGGTATCTGCTCACATCCCTCATGAAACATAAAATTCAAGGCTATACAGGCGACTGCTGTGGAGCTCTTTTCCTGCTCTGCGAACTGAGTTTCATGCTAGGCATCGTGATCATCCATACCTTGTCATAA
- the cobT gene encoding nicotinate-nucleotide--dimethylbenzimidazole phosphoribosyltransferase gives MITFQIKRPDEAIRQALVDRINSLAKPKGSLGRLESLALQIGMIQQTLHPVLSHPVNVIFAADHGIADEGVSQSPKEVTRQVIYNFLNGGSGVCFLARQHGFEMKIVDGGVDYDFPENPRIINRKIRKGTRNFLHEAAMTQEEVEKALEVGAEIVTLCHDEGCNVISFGEMGIGNTSVSSMWMSCLTGIPLIECVGAGSGLNTEGVRHKYNVLKAAQDNYKGDGSTLDILRYFGGIEMLMAVGGMLRAAELKMIILVDGFIMTNCVLAASRLYPEMLSYCIFGHCGDESGHKKLLDYLHAEPLLNLGLRLGEGSGSVCAYPIVDSAVRMINEMHTFEEEAITKYF, from the coding sequence ATGATAACATTTCAAATTAAACGGCCAGACGAGGCTATCCGACAAGCCTTGGTTGACAGAATCAACAGCCTGGCAAAACCCAAAGGTTCGCTGGGCCGATTAGAATCATTGGCTCTCCAGATCGGAATGATCCAACAAACACTGCATCCGGTACTTTCTCATCCGGTAAACGTAATTTTTGCGGCCGACCACGGCATCGCCGACGAAGGTGTCAGTCAGTCGCCCAAGGAAGTAACCCGGCAAGTCATTTATAACTTCCTGAATGGAGGTTCCGGTGTCTGCTTTTTGGCGCGCCAGCATGGATTCGAGATGAAGATTGTAGATGGTGGTGTCGATTACGACTTCCCTGAAAACCCGCGCATCATTAACCGGAAAATACGGAAAGGAACCCGTAACTTCCTGCATGAAGCTGCCATGACGCAGGAGGAAGTGGAAAAGGCACTCGAAGTAGGAGCCGAAATCGTCACCCTTTGCCACGATGAAGGCTGCAACGTCATCAGTTTCGGCGAGATGGGAATCGGAAACACCTCTGTCTCCAGCATGTGGATGAGTTGCCTGACAGGTATTCCCCTGATAGAATGTGTAGGCGCCGGCAGCGGACTGAACACGGAGGGTGTCCGTCATAAATATAACGTACTGAAAGCGGCCCAGGATAATTATAAAGGCGACGGCAGTACACTCGACATCTTGCGCTACTTTGGTGGCATTGAAATGTTGATGGCTGTCGGCGGAATGCTCCGCGCTGCCGAACTGAAAATGATTATTTTAGTAGACGGCTTCATCATGACCAACTGCGTCCTGGCAGCATCTCGTTTATATCCGGAAATGCTTTCCTACTGCATATTCGGTCATTGCGGTGATGAAAGCGGACATAAAAAGCTATTAGACTACCTGCATGCAGAACCGCTGTTGAACCTCGGACTCCGGTTGGGCGAAGGCTCTGGTTCGGTTTGTGCTTATCCGATTGTCGATTCGGCCGTGCGCATGATCAACGAGATGCACACCTTCGAGGAAGAAGCAATCACGAAATATTTCTGA
- a CDS encoding FimB/Mfa2 family fimbrial subunit encodes MKRYLNNITRSIGALALLGLAACDYIHDDSLPLCEYRLRFVYDYNMKFADAFQHEVSKVSLFLCDDKGNFLMQRQIEGNELKENNVKLDLEPGTYYALTWAGLDEGSYEWPQLTPGVSTLQDIRVRTLRNADATQPNELEPLWHALDTLVITGTAHEDKEISLAKNTNKLRFILQDTEGYSMDVDDFTFEITADNGYMDYDNSLLDDPQITYLPYYTENVDIASAGDDPDIAIGDTLSQIVAVAEMNTMRLMAGTNYRLIVRHKDWEEDVLNINLPNYLLLTQMEGHNISAQEYLDRQDEYSIVFFLTPILCPDCPDPDEPDEPDEPDNPDNPDEPDNPDNPDEPDEPTPGPGPDDPPHPVVGYACYKIQVKDWVIRLNNGEL; translated from the coding sequence ATGAAGAGATATTTGAATAACATCACCAGATCGATCGGCGCGTTGGCCCTGCTGGGTCTGGCCGCGTGCGATTATATTCACGACGACTCGCTGCCCCTTTGCGAGTATCGCTTGCGCTTCGTGTACGATTATAATATGAAATTTGCCGATGCCTTCCAGCATGAGGTCAGCAAGGTTTCTTTGTTTCTCTGCGATGACAAAGGTAACTTCCTTATGCAACGGCAAATTGAAGGCAACGAACTGAAGGAAAACAATGTCAAGCTCGACCTGGAACCGGGTACTTACTACGCGCTTACTTGGGCAGGCCTGGACGAAGGCTCTTACGAATGGCCTCAGCTGACTCCCGGCGTCTCGACACTTCAGGATATCCGCGTCCGCACCCTGCGCAATGCCGATGCGACGCAACCTAATGAACTGGAACCTCTTTGGCACGCTCTGGATACGTTGGTCATTACCGGAACGGCCCACGAAGATAAAGAAATTTCGCTTGCCAAGAACACAAACAAGCTTCGTTTTATCTTGCAAGATACCGAAGGGTACAGCATGGATGTAGACGATTTCACATTTGAAATCACCGCCGACAACGGCTATATGGATTACGACAACTCCCTGCTGGATGACCCGCAAATCACCTACCTCCCCTATTATACGGAAAATGTGGATATTGCTTCAGCCGGAGACGACCCCGACATCGCGATAGGCGACACCCTGTCGCAGATTGTCGCCGTAGCCGAGATGAACACTATGCGACTGATGGCCGGTACGAACTACCGCCTCATCGTCCGCCACAAAGACTGGGAAGAGGACGTATTGAATATCAACCTCCCCAACTACCTGCTTCTTACGCAGATGGAGGGACACAACATATCGGCACAGGAATACCTGGACCGCCAGGACGAGTACTCGATCGTCTTCTTCCTGACCCCGATTCTCTGTCCGGATTGTCCTGACCCGGATGAACCCGATGAACCAGACGAGCCGGACAATCCCGATAACCCGGATGAGCCGGACAATCCCGATAACCCGGATGAGCCGGACGAACCTACTCCAGGACCTGGACCCGATGATCCCCCACATCCGGTTGTCGGCTATGCCTGCTATAAGATTCAAGTAAAAGACTGGGTAATTCGATTGAATAACGGAGAATTGTAA
- a CDS encoding T9SS type A sorting domain-containing protein, protein MRNEIDIKEKSRGAIRNISGLNEEFQGMKLQFHRDGTPVSSYETPAHTSKNHPAFRNLSLLTLLLLFFSAGWNENGVWGQEYTIQYKNGSRQTNIPERVDTVYIPDGMSRELYVPELRNNDGRAGGSPNYKWYVRWYRADENGDPIAIDNKFKSTIVDLRNKAVIEGGTVDTKIPHAAALHETPEKTSLFWYRNFFNDHTNAGLGPDQTTTYYISTATGASTILYTRNAEDIEDIVICDVSMNTDENLSGSTLTEPTLSKRYKFVIRPASEIAEKIKNAGNNGIEHYEIASPSDAKGINIQMKTFPSNYCWYANEQDGTILSGDHYVYVYDGGKSGSLASDKQVIGLGEVSSNTTINVYAETSDGQKSPLLATFKIIPQANAAFMLEENVKNSSDPRRNPAAHSDLYEAIGAADFDMDARIPSSELSSSNNLCSTPMSAESTTYAFLNPNITMYTAHNHAALQNQYGLYHSANVPGVSNGGEYFWFFSLRNNPYAKSVYDRTYANTGGKECGYFFYTDASNEPGRWVKLKLDDVICQYTELTVTAWVNDMTTWNETNDGKPLPPNININFIGKTGDKEVVLHRFTSGDALTDYSVTYEGKSANKNVGKWQQLCYSFSISEQQTYEAYYLEVQNNTAHTYGADYAIDDVRVYKSKPNIKVQRYDACDAATLTVSLDYTTMLRNMGWTANESIVDESTQLYSNDPENGFDLVKYRFGLNGKEAIDPTKVSAESHVGNTYFSFVEGFDENTTENVIDVTDRELSNDEDPNPIVLEKGHLYRWVRVNKSLRVPVPQSMYSFRVINSTVYEDKNYPGSKDEALRREKILNLRAVKDYNTAVNLYNNNQSDYKPDSDSYGNITEIALQGLTEENVTNEGYEDTYLKVIEELYSRLQIPRIRCSWIEADDPGRVYLYALDVNNTDLKYVGEQVGLDSEGNPIVASGEYHVVLQGAQAVENWEVPEGDADHSTSFNLKDPCVLISPFKVEPAVRITVETVNNTNALACLGTLRHIEADLIGTDGSELSDVAYSFDWFLGSKADYDKLTKNELFGDYDLKHAIEEFRKEEDIDKEFDIDDVRNASTVNETIKEGLIRLFEQDLLQIATTEFTRPIQNDSIVAMPFIMGYNVVNDKINCTDITAVRLGTYSEDVPILHPGYLLDPFKGEVSLRLGHPNMGESIALEVPLQKGFEESMADAAEHLKTADVSSGVAMYLNNPDEEYPEIGTAKLDISKTDDEEAIVTISLKEEAKGKLQEGKKYELLIPFAQYDDSDTRLSSECDGLITLPVKIVPQYLTWTGSTNDDWYNEDLWKQSTKGELYFDGYADSPNTDANGSDDIDDAYSPLYFTKITLSGNQELALIDESASENRDTNDNRFLKGWSEQTSDGKDMADSIRYEMAVVNAEGKIEPYYINKVSEIYFKPGASMYRQDYLTYGKAWVDFEMEEGKPYWMSAPLQNVYAGDMYAPSNNGRQETAAFTDITYKGKHENETTNSRWKPAFYQKAWDKAISYITKEGYTHGTSTPVNVAAVKSNWSIEYNDVWVPYSEGKGFYARVEDLPEANTSDKALVRLPKADKQYSYETKAAGNLSNGENISRDNAYDLLDKVEGKTGQDIVIALDTEVDGDGTHFLVGNPYMTYLDMKEFFDNNTNLNRKFWTLDRNEGSIVVGTPDISDWSNGVDGYHDHTAESTQSYVAPMTAFFVELKENATTKTIKFTTAMMAAKPRTDNVYTKSYSASNPILTLTAERGETRSVARLLTSDKGHDAYEASEDAVILLDSELDAPMVYTVAGDVAAQFNTMQSIRNVPLGVYADKGEEVELTIRGISQFADKLYLYDAVTKQSTPLDDDSYTFRVTGPSHGRFMLTSQNRISVESDICVYSPIAGQLLVMSSPEEALQRVQVYDMSGRMVVSRDNIRNTTCQLSLASGIYIVYAENESGNVRVKIRIR, encoded by the coding sequence ATGAGAAACGAAATAGACATCAAAGAAAAGAGTCGCGGAGCAATCCGGAACATCTCCGGACTAAACGAAGAGTTTCAAGGGATGAAACTCCAGTTTCATAGGGACGGAACTCCGGTTTCATCCTATGAAACTCCCGCCCATACAAGCAAAAACCATCCGGCATTCCGCAACCTGTCCCTGCTTACCCTTCTCCTCCTGTTCTTTTCCGCAGGATGGAATGAGAATGGGGTGTGGGGGCAAGAATATACGATTCAATATAAAAATGGGAGTCGGCAAACGAATATTCCGGAACGGGTAGATACAGTTTATATTCCGGATGGTATGTCAAGAGAATTGTATGTGCCGGAGTTGAGAAACAATGATGGACGGGCTGGTGGTAGTCCCAATTATAAATGGTATGTTCGCTGGTATCGTGCTGATGAAAATGGGGACCCGATAGCTATTGATAATAAATTTAAATCGACAATTGTAGATCTCAGAAATAAAGCGGTTATAGAAGGAGGAACAGTGGATACTAAAATACCTCATGCTGCGGCTTTGCATGAAACTCCAGAAAAAACTTCTTTATTTTGGTATCGAAATTTTTTTAATGATCATACAAACGCTGGTTTAGGACCGGATCAAACTACAACATATTATATCTCTACAGCAACAGGAGCGTCAACTATCTTATATACAAGGAACGCTGAAGATATAGAGGATATTGTAATCTGCGATGTCAGCATGAATACTGACGAGAATTTATCTGGATCTACATTAACGGAACCTACATTATCTAAACGCTATAAGTTTGTGATTCGTCCTGCAAGTGAAATTGCAGAAAAAATTAAAAATGCTGGGAATAATGGTATAGAGCACTATGAAATAGCCTCCCCTTCTGATGCTAAAGGTATTAACATTCAAATGAAAACATTTCCTTCTAATTATTGTTGGTATGCAAATGAACAGGATGGAACTATTTTATCGGGAGATCATTATGTATATGTATATGACGGAGGAAAAAGCGGTAGTCTCGCTTCGGACAAACAAGTAATTGGATTGGGTGAAGTTTCATCGAATACGACTATAAATGTTTATGCTGAGACTTCTGATGGACAGAAAAGTCCGTTATTAGCTACGTTCAAAATAATTCCGCAAGCTAATGCAGCATTCATGTTGGAAGAGAATGTAAAGAACTCATCAGATCCTCGAAGAAATCCGGCAGCCCATTCGGATTTATATGAGGCTATCGGTGCTGCGGATTTTGATATGGATGCTAGAATACCATCTTCTGAACTCTCAAGTTCTAATAATTTATGTTCTACACCGATGAGTGCAGAATCAACTACGTATGCTTTCTTAAATCCCAATATAACGATGTATACGGCGCATAATCATGCTGCTTTGCAGAATCAATATGGATTGTATCATAGCGCAAACGTTCCAGGAGTATCTAATGGTGGTGAATATTTTTGGTTCTTTTCATTGAGAAATAATCCTTATGCCAAATCGGTTTATGACCGTACTTATGCAAATACAGGTGGTAAAGAATGTGGTTATTTCTTTTATACAGATGCATCAAATGAGCCGGGACGTTGGGTGAAATTGAAGTTAGATGATGTGATTTGCCAATATACGGAATTGACAGTTACAGCATGGGTGAACGATATGACCACTTGGAATGAAACAAATGATGGCAAGCCATTACCTCCTAACATCAATATAAATTTTATAGGTAAGACAGGTGACAAAGAGGTCGTTTTACATCGTTTTACGTCCGGAGATGCTTTAACGGATTATTCTGTTACATATGAAGGTAAGTCAGCAAATAAAAATGTTGGTAAATGGCAACAACTTTGTTATTCTTTTTCCATTTCAGAACAACAGACTTATGAAGCATATTATTTGGAAGTACAAAACAATACCGCTCATACATATGGTGCAGATTACGCAATAGACGATGTGCGCGTGTATAAATCGAAGCCGAACATCAAAGTACAACGTTATGATGCCTGCGATGCCGCTACACTGACCGTCAGTTTGGATTATACTACCATGTTAAGAAATATGGGATGGACTGCGAACGAGTCTATTGTGGATGAAAGTACGCAATTGTATAGCAATGATCCGGAAAATGGTTTTGATTTGGTAAAATATCGTTTTGGCTTGAATGGAAAAGAAGCGATAGATCCTACAAAAGTGTCAGCGGAAAGCCATGTCGGTAACACTTATTTTTCTTTTGTAGAAGGATTTGACGAAAATACGACAGAAAATGTGATTGATGTTACAGATAGAGAACTGAGTAATGATGAAGATCCGAATCCAATCGTACTTGAGAAAGGACATCTATATCGTTGGGTTCGCGTGAATAAAAGTTTAAGAGTACCGGTACCTCAATCTATGTATTCTTTCCGAGTTATAAACTCGACTGTTTATGAGGATAAAAATTATCCAGGTAGTAAAGACGAAGCTTTGAGACGGGAAAAAATATTGAATTTACGGGCAGTTAAGGATTATAATACAGCGGTTAATTTATATAACAATAATCAATCAGATTATAAACCCGATTCGGATTCGTATGGTAATATAACGGAAATCGCTCTACAAGGTCTTACAGAAGAGAATGTTACTAATGAGGGATATGAAGACACCTATCTTAAAGTTATAGAAGAGCTTTATAGTCGCTTGCAAATACCTCGTATCCGTTGTTCGTGGATAGAAGCGGATGATCCCGGTAGAGTTTACCTTTATGCCTTAGACGTAAACAATACGGATTTGAAATATGTAGGTGAGCAGGTTGGTCTTGATAGCGAGGGCAATCCGATTGTAGCATCCGGTGAATACCATGTCGTTTTACAGGGAGCGCAAGCGGTAGAAAATTGGGAAGTCCCTGAAGGAGATGCAGATCATTCGACATCTTTTAACCTGAAAGATCCTTGTGTCTTGATATCTCCATTTAAGGTAGAACCGGCAGTGCGTATTACCGTGGAAACGGTAAATAATACCAATGCTTTGGCTTGCCTGGGTACGTTGCGTCATATTGAAGCAGATTTGATAGGGACAGACGGATCTGAACTAAGTGATGTAGCTTATAGTTTCGATTGGTTTTTAGGCTCAAAGGCTGATTATGACAAATTGACGAAAAATGAACTATTCGGCGATTATGATTTAAAGCATGCAATAGAAGAATTTAGAAAGGAAGAAGATATTGATAAAGAATTTGATATAGATGATGTTCGAAATGCATCAACAGTTAATGAAACTATCAAAGAGGGGTTGATACGTTTGTTTGAACAAGATTTATTACAGATTGCTACAACCGAATTTACTCGTCCTATTCAAAATGATTCGATCGTGGCCATGCCATTTATCATGGGTTATAATGTGGTGAATGATAAAATTAATTGTACAGATATAACAGCCGTTCGATTAGGAACATATAGCGAGGATGTTCCTATCTTACATCCGGGTTACCTATTAGATCCTTTTAAAGGCGAAGTCTCTTTGCGTTTAGGTCATCCGAATATGGGTGAAAGCATTGCTTTAGAGGTTCCGTTGCAAAAAGGTTTTGAAGAATCAATGGCAGATGCGGCTGAGCATTTAAAAACAGCGGATGTATCATCAGGGGTTGCCATGTATTTAAACAATCCAGATGAAGAATATCCGGAGATTGGAACAGCTAAACTGGATATTTCCAAAACAGATGATGAAGAAGCGATTGTAACTATTTCTTTGAAAGAAGAGGCGAAAGGAAAATTACAAGAAGGAAAAAAATACGAGCTGTTAATACCTTTTGCACAATATGACGATAGTGATACTCGTTTGTCCAGCGAATGTGATGGGTTGATAACGTTACCTGTAAAGATTGTTCCCCAATACTTGACATGGACAGGCTCCACGAACGATGATTGGTATAATGAAGATTTATGGAAACAATCAACAAAAGGTGAATTGTATTTTGACGGTTATGCAGACAGTCCAAATACAGATGCCAATGGATCGGATGATATTGATGATGCTTATTCACCACTTTATTTCACCAAGATTACCCTATCAGGAAATCAAGAATTGGCTCTAATAGATGAGAGTGCATCAGAAAATAGAGATACGAACGATAATCGTTTCTTAAAAGGTTGGAGCGAACAAACGTCGGATGGTAAAGATATGGCAGACTCTATCCGTTACGAAATGGCGGTGGTTAATGCTGAAGGAAAAATTGAGCCCTACTATATTAATAAGGTAAGCGAAATCTACTTCAAGCCGGGGGCATCTATGTATCGTCAGGATTACTTGACGTACGGGAAAGCGTGGGTAGACTTCGAGATGGAGGAGGGCAAGCCCTATTGGATGTCCGCCCCGTTGCAGAACGTCTATGCCGGCGATATGTACGCCCCATCCAATAACGGTCGGCAGGAGACAGCCGCCTTTACGGATATTACGTATAAAGGGAAACATGAAAATGAGACAACAAACAGCCGTTGGAAGCCGGCCTTCTACCAAAAGGCATGGGATAAGGCGATTTCCTATATAACAAAGGAGGGTTATACGCATGGTACAAGTACTCCCGTAAATGTAGCGGCGGTAAAATCCAATTGGAGTATTGAGTACAACGATGTATGGGTTCCATATAGCGAGGGTAAAGGCTTCTACGCAAGAGTGGAAGATTTGCCTGAAGCTAATACAAGTGATAAAGCATTAGTTCGTCTTCCTAAAGCGGATAAACAATATAGTTATGAGACAAAAGCTGCAGGTAATTTGTCGAATGGAGAAAATATTAGCCGGGATAATGCCTATGATTTGTTGGATAAAGTAGAAGGTAAAACTGGTCAAGATATTGTAATCGCCCTTGATACAGAAGTGGATGGCGACGGTACGCATTTCTTGGTCGGTAATCCTTACATGACCTATTTGGATATGAAAGAGTTCTTCGATAATAATACTAATTTAAATAGGAAGTTCTGGACTCTTGATCGCAATGAAGGAAGTATAGTAGTTGGTACGCCAGATATTTCTGATTGGAGTAATGGTGTGGATGGCTATCATGATCATACTGCTGAGAGTACTCAAAGCTATGTCGCCCCAATGACCGCTTTCTTTGTAGAACTGAAAGAGAATGCGACAACTAAGACAATTAAATTTACAACAGCCATGATGGCGGCAAAGCCTAGGACAGATAACGTCTATACAAAGTCTTATTCCGCCTCCAACCCGATCCTGACCTTGACGGCAGAGCGGGGCGAGACACGAAGCGTGGCCCGGTTGTTGACATCCGATAAGGGGCATGATGCGTATGAGGCTTCGGAGGATGCTGTAATCTTGCTCGACTCGGAACTGGACGCACCGATGGTTTATACCGTGGCGGGTGACGTGGCGGCGCAATTCAACACGATGCAGTCGATCAGAAATGTGCCTTTGGGCGTTTATGCGGACAAAGGAGAAGAAGTAGAGCTGACCATTCGTGGTATTTCCCAATTTGCAGATAAGCTTTACCTGTATGATGCGGTGACAAAGCAAAGTACACCTTTGGATGACGATAGTTATACCTTCCGGGTGACAGGTCCTAGTCATGGCCGTTTTATGCTGACCTCTCAAAACCGGATTTCAGTAGAAAGCGATATTTGCGTTTATTCGCCTATTGCTGGACAGTTGTTGGTTATGTCCTCTCCGGAGGAAGCTTTACAACGGGTACAAGTATATGATATGTCTGGACGAATGGTAGTTAGCCGTGACAATATTCGGAATACAACGTGCCAATTATCGCTTGCGTCAGGGATTTATATTGTTTATGCTGAAAATGAATCGGGAAATGTCCGTGTTAAAATTCGGATTCGATAA
- the cobC gene encoding alpha-ribazole phosphatase family protein, with protein MIIYLIRHTSVAVPKGTAYGFTDVPVNPSFEAEAASTLEQLAGLHFDQVFCSPLTRCVKLATFCGYPNAIRDERLKELNFGDWEMKTWDEISADPYSKEWFVDWINTPTLHGESLRQQYERLKAFIAEKKELGYKQIAIFAHGGILTCARVLAGEYPIEEAFNSIPPYGSVIRVEI; from the coding sequence ATGATTATCTATTTAATCAGACATACATCCGTGGCAGTACCCAAAGGTACGGCCTACGGATTTACGGATGTTCCCGTCAATCCTTCGTTTGAAGCCGAAGCAGCCTCTACCCTCGAGCAGTTGGCCGGCCTTCATTTCGACCAGGTATTCTGCAGTCCGCTGACCCGCTGTGTGAAGTTGGCCACCTTCTGCGGTTATCCCAACGCGATCCGCGACGAACGGCTGAAAGAATTGAATTTCGGTGACTGGGAGATGAAAACCTGGGATGAGATTTCTGCCGACCCGTATTCTAAAGAATGGTTCGTCGACTGGATCAACACACCCACACTGCATGGTGAATCTCTCCGGCAACAATACGAACGGCTGAAAGCCTTCATCGCTGAAAAGAAAGAATTGGGATATAAACAAATCGCCATTTTTGCCCACGGCGGCATCCTGACCTGCGCCCGTGTCCTTGCTGGAGAATATCCCATCGAAGAGGCATTCAACTCAATCCCGCCTTATGGCAGTGTTATTCGGGTAGAGATATGA
- a CDS encoding fimbrial protein, whose translation MKRTKYIYKHIAAVATSLLLLLSLFPSCSEDDGGGVEVDETKLYTLTIALNTSTSYTPTTRADAPEWEDEADVYERKIDKCWVVLFDATTNACVASVNSDDFIQNGTEIDNAQEVIKETVELPEGYYTGYAFANLENLTNGQSIISLLEGNDLANITKAKLNTTVSLIDAKNFQLKDGKAIPMSSYETPITVKAQTENIARIVLFRMIGKVEITVTDQTGNDETKTLKSLAMGNFRKGPIHLLPYSEGNIDLNNITVADQDLLQPKFDLVPQSTQISPYKHEVPIPEVGDNITVEGQTYTFYAFETGTKSNTDATLSISVGINDRPVSEKPTEFSFMRRNDWLKIPVAITNIESVMRFKNMRMPIGGLPKEIIYGEGDGIQILVDAVNEVDPDYAGPVKIEIEVQSINTRITNPTILYTNTTATGSERSTAILVDNTDGLLIDAETGEPRDENYDFTVYPSPDAPDATNKAYFEVWTQELANESDATIQLTLIAEYGDTEPKSRIEIPYTIRIQNYKRTTDGGN comes from the coding sequence ATGAAAAGAACAAAATACATATACAAACACATAGCAGCAGTGGCGACCTCGCTACTGCTCTTGCTATCTTTATTCCCCTCCTGTTCCGAGGATGACGGAGGTGGGGTGGAAGTGGATGAAACAAAACTTTATACATTGACTATCGCACTGAATACATCGACAAGCTATACGCCGACAACGAGAGCCGATGCTCCAGAATGGGAGGACGAAGCAGATGTGTACGAACGTAAGATCGATAAATGTTGGGTGGTATTGTTTGATGCTACTACAAATGCTTGTGTAGCTTCTGTAAATTCTGATGACTTTATCCAGAATGGAACGGAAATAGATAATGCCCAAGAAGTAATCAAAGAAACTGTAGAATTGCCGGAAGGATACTATACCGGTTATGCTTTTGCCAATTTGGAAAACCTCACCAATGGACAATCAATTATATCCTTGTTGGAAGGAAATGATTTAGCAAATATCACCAAAGCGAAATTAAATACTACTGTTTCATTGATTGATGCGAAGAACTTTCAGCTTAAAGATGGAAAAGCAATCCCAATGAGTAGTTACGAAACCCCTATCACGGTGAAAGCTCAGACTGAAAACATCGCACGGATTGTGCTTTTCCGCATGATTGGGAAGGTGGAAATTACGGTAACTGACCAGACTGGGAACGATGAAACAAAGACACTAAAAAGCCTTGCAATGGGTAACTTCCGAAAGGGGCCGATTCATTTATTGCCCTATTCTGAGGGGAATATAGACCTGAACAATATAACCGTTGCTGATCAGGATTTATTACAACCGAAATTCGATTTAGTGCCACAAAGTACCCAAATAAGTCCCTATAAACATGAGGTTCCAATTCCGGAGGTGGGGGACAATATCACCGTAGAGGGCCAAACATATACTTTCTATGCTTTCGAAACCGGTACAAAATCGAACACGGACGCTACATTGAGTATATCTGTTGGAATCAATGACCGCCCTGTGTCTGAGAAACCTACCGAATTCAGCTTTATGCGGCGTAATGACTGGTTGAAGATTCCGGTTGCCATTACCAATATAGAATCGGTCATGCGATTCAAGAATATGCGTATGCCTATCGGCGGACTTCCTAAAGAGATTATTTATGGAGAAGGCGATGGCATCCAAATATTGGTAGATGCGGTCAACGAGGTAGATCCGGATTATGCAGGTCCGGTAAAAATAGAAATAGAAGTACAATCTATCAACACAAGAATTACCAATCCGACCATTCTTTACACGAATACGACAGCAACAGGTAGCGAACGTAGTACCGCTATCTTAGTCGATAATACCGATGGCTTGCTGATTGACGCGGAAACAGGTGAACCACGTGATGAAAATTATGACTTTACCGTTTATCCGTCTCCGGATGCTCCCGATGCCACAAACAAAGCCTATTTTGAAGTATGGACACAAGAGTTGGCTAACGAATCAGATGCGACCATCCAATTGACTTTGATAGCGGAGTATGGTGATACGGAGCCTAAATCAAGAATCGAAATTCCTTACACAATCCGCATACAAAACTATAAACGAACAACTGACGGAGGAAATTGA